Proteins encoded within one genomic window of Salipaludibacillus agaradhaerens:
- a CDS encoding spore germination protein, producing the protein MISHPKDKITTPQTVVFITSYNIAIGILTLPRVTVEEADSPDVWITVILGAVIAFISGIIIVKLSQQFVEKTFYQYSQDIVGNLVGKTLSILFIIYFLTLSALEIRVLAEVTGFYLLENTPGWAMIMPMMWAGIYLISGGINPLVRLLEIIFPFTVIIFMLVLFMSYNLFEINNLRPVLGLGVTPALKAIKTTALSYTCFESLLFLVAFMKHPAKAVKVVVIATIIPLVFYLLTVVMVIGVFSIDGVVTRVWPTIDLITSYELRGLIFERFDSLLLAVWVMQIFATFIITYFAGALGFAQVFNKNISLSIYIVLPVVYIIAMVPKDLNDIFTLGDWIGNSAIFLFGTVPLLLLIITKLKGGKVNAKI; encoded by the coding sequence ATGATCTCTCATCCTAAAGATAAAATTACGACGCCTCAAACCGTTGTTTTTATTACGAGTTATAACATTGCCATAGGTATTCTCACCTTGCCAAGAGTAACGGTGGAGGAGGCTGATTCACCTGATGTTTGGATAACTGTCATTTTAGGTGCCGTTATTGCGTTCATATCTGGGATAATTATTGTGAAATTAAGTCAACAATTTGTAGAGAAAACCTTTTATCAATATAGTCAAGATATTGTGGGGAATCTAGTTGGTAAAACTCTTAGCATATTATTTATCATTTATTTTTTAACGCTTTCTGCCCTTGAAATTAGGGTGCTAGCTGAAGTAACCGGCTTTTATTTACTAGAAAATACGCCTGGATGGGCGATGATTATGCCAATGATGTGGGCGGGTATCTATTTAATTTCAGGAGGAATAAACCCGCTTGTACGGTTACTTGAAATTATTTTCCCATTTACTGTTATCATTTTCATGCTCGTCCTTTTCATGAGCTATAACCTTTTTGAAATCAATAACTTACGTCCCGTATTAGGATTAGGAGTCACCCCTGCCTTAAAAGCTATAAAAACCACTGCCCTTAGTTATACATGTTTTGAATCTTTGCTTTTTCTCGTAGCGTTTATGAAACATCCAGCTAAAGCTGTAAAAGTTGTTGTTATTGCAACGATTATTCCTTTAGTGTTTTATTTGCTGACCGTTGTCATGGTTATCGGCGTATTTTCGATTGATGGTGTGGTAACTAGAGTATGGCCAACGATTGATCTTATTACAAGTTATGAATTACGCGGTTTAATTTTTGAAAGATTTGATTCACTCTTACTTGCGGTATGGGTTATGCAAATATTTGCCACTTTTATTATTACATATTTTGCAGGAGCTCTCGGGTTTGCTCAAGTTTTTAATAAAAATATATCTCTGTCTATATATATTGTACTTCCCGTTGTTTACATCATTGCTATGGTTCCTAAAGATCTCAATGACATCTTTACACTAGGAGATTGGATTGGTAATAGCGCGATCTTCTTATTCGGTACCGTGCCATTACTGCTTCTTATTATCACCAAATTAAAAGGGGGCAAAGTAAATGCAAAAATATAA